The nucleotide window CGCTCGCCACTCCTCCACCATCCGGCCCGCTCCGGGCCCGCTCCGGGCCCGCTCCGGGCCCGTGCCAGGGGCGGGACCGGCCTCCCACGCACTCCGAGCGCCGATGGGCCCCGCGCGGGCGCTGGGCTCGGTAGGCTGGCCCTGTCGGTGCTGCGGGGCTCACGCCGAGCCCTGGTGCACACGTGCACACCGCGCGCGGATGCGCGGTCTGAGGCGCCGCCGCCCGTCCATGTGCCCGTCAACGTGCCAGTCAGGCCAGCCCAGCGCCAGCCGAAGCGCTGGCCAGAAAGCCATCAGTGAGCCATTCGATGCGCATCGGATGAGGCCCACCCCAGTCATCCCCGCGAAGGAGCCACCATGAGTGCACCCGGCCGCCAAGGAGCCGCCCTCGTCATCGGCGAGGCCCTGGTCGACGTCGTCATCCACCCCGGCCAGGAGCCGGTGGACATCCCGGGCGGCTCGCCCGCCAACGTGGCCCTGGGCCTGGCGCGTCTGGGCCGTGAGGCGGAGCTGGACTGCTGGATCGGGACCGACGAGCGCGGCCGGGCGGTGCGCGCCCACCTGGAGGACTCCGGGGTGCGCCTGACCCCGGGGGCCGACGGCGCCCAGCGGACCTCCACTGCGCAGGCGACGATCGGCCAGGACCGGGCCGCCACCTATGTCTTCGACCTGGACTGGAACCCGCCCTACCCCCAGGCGTCCCAGGGCGCCGAGCCCCCCGTGCTGGTGCACACCGGCTCGATCGCGGCGATCCTGGAGCCGGGCCGGGCCACCGTGGAGAAGGTGCTGCGCGATCACCGCGAGACCTCCACGATCTGCTACGACCCCAACGCCCGTCCCCAGCTCATGGGCTCCCCCGAGTCCGCGCGCGCCATCGTTGAGCGCCTGGTGGCGCTGTCCGACCTCGTCAAGTGCTCCGATGAGGACGTCGCCTGGCTCTACGGCGAGGATGCTGATGTGGAGTCGGTGCTGCGCAACTGGCTGGACCTGGGAGTGGCCGTAGTGGTGGTGACCCGCGGCAAGGCCGGGGCCATGGCCCTGACCGGCTCGGGGCTGCGCGTCGAGGTGCCCGCCGACCCCAGCGTGGTCGTGGCCGACACCGTGGGGGCCGGGGACTCCTTCATGGGGGGCCTGGAGGACGCCCTGTGGAGTGAGGACCTGGTGGGTGCGGACCGCCGCGAGGCCCTGCGCGCGGTGGACGCTCCTACCCTGGAGCGGATCGTGCGCCATGCGGCGGCGATCGCCGACATCACGGTCTCGCGCGCCGGGGCGAACCCGCCCACTCGCGAGGAGCTGGCCGGCTGATCCACTCCGGCCCGGCCGGCTCCACCCGGCCGGGCCTACGCCGGCTCGGTGGCGAGCCTGGAGGTGATCCCCTCGCGGATCGTCTCCAGGGCCTGGGCTCGGCCGGCGCCATCGAGGTGGGCCGGCCCGAAGGTGGCCAGGACCGGTAGCACCTCGAAGCCGCAGAACTCGAGCGTGCCCTGGTGGATGTGGAACAGGAAGGAATCCAGGCTCCCATAGCTCCCGGGAGTATCGGGGGCGAAAGCCTGCTGACTGCCGCCGGTGGTCAACAGGACCATGGCCTTCTTGCCCCGCATGCCGCCCTGCTCCCGTACCCCGTGCTCCCCGCCGAAGGCGGCGCCCATGACCAGGACGCGGTCCACCCAGCCCTTGAGGATCGCCGGCATGGAGAACCACCACAGGGGGAAGGAGAGAATGAGCAGGTCCGAGTCCTGGAGGAGGCGCAGCTGGGAGGCGACCGGCTCACCCAGCGAGCCCTGGGCGACGGCGTTCATCTGCGCGGCCTGGGGCTTGAAGTAGCCCGATGAGTCGGGGTCGTCGGGGAACTGGTCTGCGGAGAGCACGGGGTCCCAGTGCTCGGCGTAGAGGTCCACCAGGGTGGTCTCAACGCCGTCGGCCCGCAACTGCTCAGCGACGGTATGTGCCTGGGCGGTGGAGAAGGAGCGCGGCTCGGGGTGGGCGTGGACGATGAGGGCCCGGTATACGGGCTTGGAGGAGGTCACCATGACTCCATCGTATTGCGGATTCGCGAAACGTCAATATTTTGGTTAGGTTCTCATTGCGAAGGCGGCCGTGTCGGCGGACCGGCGGGCCGCTTGGCGCAGACATGCGGCGCAGGTTGGACCTCACTTGGCGAAATGGGCGTCGTTTGGCGGAATCGACGTCGCCTACAGGTGTCGCCCTTTCCGCCAAGTGACGCCCATGGCGCCAAACGACGCTCTTCTGCGCTCTGCCAGTGGCTCGACACCACCCTGCCCGCGGCAGGCCACCAGCTCGTGCCGGCCGGGGCTGCCATGCTCGCCGGGCTCGTCGGGGCACTGAGCCAGCCGACCAGGCCTCATGGCCGGGCAGCGCTCCGCATGGGCCACCCCTCCGGATCCGCAAAGCCGGCCTGCCCCGGCCTGACGGGCCCACGGATGAGACGGCCACCAAAACAGTCACCTTGGCGCACTCCTGCGCCCCGGGGCCTGCGGTGGGCCAGGGGCGGGCGCCCAAGGCCCTACCGCAAGCACTCCTGCAACAGCGACTAGATATGCCGGCCCAGCTCGCTGAGCACTTCCTCCACGCGGGAGTCCTGGCGCCGGTAGTGCGTCCACTTCCCCACGCGCACCGAGCT belongs to Actinomyces capricornis and includes:
- a CDS encoding carbohydrate kinase family protein, whose amino-acid sequence is MSAPGRQGAALVIGEALVDVVIHPGQEPVDIPGGSPANVALGLARLGREAELDCWIGTDERGRAVRAHLEDSGVRLTPGADGAQRTSTAQATIGQDRAATYVFDLDWNPPYPQASQGAEPPVLVHTGSIAAILEPGRATVEKVLRDHRETSTICYDPNARPQLMGSPESARAIVERLVALSDLVKCSDEDVAWLYGEDADVESVLRNWLDLGVAVVVVTRGKAGAMALTGSGLRVEVPADPSVVVADTVGAGDSFMGGLEDALWSEDLVGADRREALRAVDAPTLERIVRHAAAIADITVSRAGANPPTREELAG
- a CDS encoding NAD(P)H-dependent oxidoreductase, coding for MVTSSKPVYRALIVHAHPEPRSFSTAQAHTVAEQLRADGVETTLVDLYAEHWDPVLSADQFPDDPDSSGYFKPQAAQMNAVAQGSLGEPVASQLRLLQDSDLLILSFPLWWFSMPAILKGWVDRVLVMGAAFGGEHGVREQGGMRGKKAMVLLTTGGSQQAFAPDTPGSYGSLDSFLFHIHQGTLEFCGFEVLPVLATFGPAHLDGAGRAQALETIREGITSRLATEPA